In a genomic window of Sardina pilchardus chromosome 20, fSarPil1.1, whole genome shotgun sequence:
- the clic5a gene encoding chloride intracellular channel protein 5a, with product MTNEEDKDPDIELFVKAGSDGESIGNCPFSQRLFMILWLKGVVFNVTTVDLKRKPPDLHNLAPGTHPPFLTFNGEVRTDVNKIEEYLEEMLAPSKYPKLAAKNRESNTAGNDIFAKFSAYVKNTKPEANASLEKGLLKALTKLDMFLNSPLPDEIDADSMEEEKGSTRKYLDGNELTLADCNLLPKLHVVKVVSKAFRNFDIPSELTGVWRYLQNAYARDEFTNTCAADKEIELAYQDVARRVAK from the exons ATGACAAATGAGGAAGACAAGGATCCTGATATTGAGCTTTTTGTCAAG gcAGGCAGTGATGGGGAGAGCATCGGAAACTGCCCGTTTTCACAGAGACTCTTCATGATCCTGTGGCTCAAAGGCGTGGTGTTCAATGTCACCACCGTTGACCTAAAAAG GAAGCCTCCAGACCTCCATAACCTGGCTCCTGGGACCCATCCACCGTTCCTTACCTTCAATGGGGAGGTGAGGACCGACGTCAACAAGATTGAGGAGTACCTGGAGGAAATGCTGGCTCCCTCGAA GTACCCCAAGCTGGCTGCAAAGAACCGGGAGTCCAACACTGCAGGAAATGACATCTTCGCCAAATTCTCAGCCTACGTGAAAAACACGAAACCAGAGGCCAATGCAA GTCTTGAGAAAGGCCTTCTCAAAGCTCTGACAAAGCTGGATATGTTCCTGAACTCTCCACTTCCCGATGAGATCGATGCGGACAgcatggaggaagagaagggatcCACACGCAAGTATCTGGATGGGAATGAGTTAACCTTAGCAGACTGCAACCTCCTGCCAAAACTACATGTTGTCAAG GTTGTGTCCAAGGCGTTCCGCAACTTCGACATCCCATCGGAATTGACGGGGGTGTGGAGGTACCTGCAGAACGCTTATGCCCGTGACGAGTTTACCAACACCTGCGCAGCAGACAAGGAGATCGAGCTTGCCTACCAGGATGTAGCGAGGAGAGTTGCCAAGTGA